The Methanothrix sp. DNA segment AAATATCACAATATCGGGAAACAATCTATAAAGGAGCTTTGACCCCAACGGTCTATGATAAGCAATGGCATCCCCAAGCAGTATCTCCAGGCTGTAATCCAGCAGTCCGAGAAGGGAGACCATCACCATGGAGAGGATGATGAGGCCGATAAGGAGGCTTCCAACCATTGCCATTCCCACTAAACGCCACTCCAGGGGGTTCCGCCCTTTGGAGCTGCTCCATGCGCGATCGATGTTCTTGGAAAGGATCACAAATACCCCGGTGGCAGACCATAACAGTCCTATCACAGCCGCTATTCCCACTGGGAGCCTGAGGTGGAGGAGCTGGTTGAAGTTCTCCTGCAGTAGCTCCCTTAGGGGCTGATGCATAGCCAGCTTCTCTCCCAGATCCTGGATAACCTGAATGTTCTCTTGCCAGGCTCTCCGCCGGAGGGAGGATCTCCTTGGTAAAGCTGATCAGATGATGGTAGTTCTCCTCGGCCTCAAGAAAGGAAGCCCCCAAGATCACCAGCAGTATCAGCATGGGAAAGAGGGAGAAGAGAGAGTAGTAGGCAATGGCTGCTGCTGCATCCCAGCTCTCCGTCTCTGACATGCGCTTAAATGTAGCGGTCAGGAGCCGCAGGGCTCCGCGGCTCTGCTGATCAGAATGATCAAATCGCCTCAATGCCTCTTCTTTTATTCTCTTAAGCGATCTAGAGGCTCTATCACTCATGCTCATCTCATTCTATTCTGCTCATCCCATTCAGCTATCTCATTCTATTCCGCTCATCCCATTCGATTCCTTCCCCAGGCTTATAGCTTTTAATGGTTGCGGAAAAGAATAAAAAGATTATTTTCCATCTCGCGGCAGAGGCCACCATCTCCCCGCCGCCTCCTCTTCTGAGGATATTATTCGATCTGCCGATGATTGGGGATGAGGGCCATGACCACCTGCATGGGGGGCCCTAGCCTCATTCCTCAGCATGCACTGCATCAGCCCTGATGATCAGGAGAGAAAGGATTTTAAGAATAAAAAGTTGTTTAATGATGCGCGCCATGTGGTGGTGCGTTCGTCCCGCCTTTCACAATCAGGAAGTCCTTATCCAGGTAGGCCTGATGGGCCAGCTCCAGACACTCTTTGCAGATATTGAACATCTCATCCTTGGGGCCGTGAATGGTGGCTAAGTTGAGCTTGACAGGAACCGTCTCCTTGTCAACGAGACAGAGGGCGCACTTCATCTAATTCACCTCTTATTCGCACTGATTCACTCGGTTATAAGCATTTCCTTCATATGCCTTCCCATCTATGATAAAGATCGTTTTCCAGGCCGAGGAGATCCAGCACCCTTCCCACCAGCACATCCACCAGCCCGGCCAGGCTCTGGGGCCGGGAGTAGAAGGCGGGGCAGGCGGGGAGAATGAGAGCTCCCGCCTCGCTGGCTGCAACCATATTGCGAAGCTGAATCAGGCTCAGGGGGGTCTCCCTGGGGACCAAGATCAGCCTCCTCTTCTCCTTCAGACATACATCGGCGCAGCGGGTGATGAGGGTATCCGAGGAGCCGCAGGCAATTCCGGAGAGAGTTCCCATGCTGCAGGGGATGACCACCAGGGCATCGAAGAGGTGCGATCCGCTGGCCACCGGGGCGGAGAAGTCCTTTGGGGCATAAACATGATCAGCCAGCCTTTCCACCTCCCCGGGCAGAGAATCTGTCTCTATCTGCATGATCTTTCGAGCCGAATCGGTGATTATCAGATGGGTGACGCACCCTTTCCCCCTCAGGGCTTCCAGGAGCCGGATTCCGTACCCCACCCCCGATGCTCCGCTTATTCCTACAACGATCTCCATATCGGTTCCTCAATCGCTTTTGATTTCTTCATCCTTATCTTTGTGCCTTTATGCTCTGTGGCCTGGCCCGGGCAGGCCGACTATTTTTTCAGCCTCCCCAGCGCCGCCCCCACCATCAGGGGCAGGGTGATGGTCGCGTCCCCATAGACTGTGACATAGCTTGCACTCTGGGATATCTTGCCCCAGGATACAGCCTCGGAGAGGGTCGCCCCGGAGAGGCCTCCATTCTCAGGGGTATCCGTGGTCAGTTGAATTGCGAGATCAAAGCTATTGGGGGTGACAAGCATGGACTGCAGGGTGAAGTTCTTGGGGACCCCCCCTCCCACGATCACCACTCCCGCCCTCTCGCAGTTGTAACAGAGATCGATGATCTCTCTGATATCGGCGAAAGCGTCCACAGAGAGCTTTTTTGTCTGGCTGAACATCCAGGCCTGCAGGCCGATCATGGAATCGGGAAGAGCAGGACAGAAGACGGGCACCTCCATATCATAGGCGGATCGCAATATGGATCGCCGGTCTGCTATCCGGCTCCCCAGGATATTCAACAACTGCCTTCCGGATATGGCCTGGGAGCTCTCCGGCAGGATGCTCTGCATCAGCTCCTCGAAGGCCTCGAAGTCCTGATCCCTGATGAATACATCATAGATCCGGCTCACCCCCTGAGCCCGGAGGGATGAGTCATCCGATTCAGCACATCCCAGTGAGTGGCAGCCGAAGGACTCTATTATATCGTGCACCAGGTTTGCTCCCGTGCTCACCAGCACATCCACATGGCCACCCCGAATCAGATCTGAGACCACATGCCTCATCCCCGCCGGGACCATCGCTCCAGAGAGAGTGAAAAATTTTGTGAAATTCCCAGAGAGCATCCTCTCATATATCTCCGCTGCCTGAGCCAGCCTTCTGGCCCCAAAGCCGCAGTGGCTCCATCCCCTGACCAGAGCATCTATGCTCATCCCCGGCTGGATCTCAAGCTGGTGTACTGTGTCCATTTGATTCACCTTATTTATTCACCTTAATAATGATAATATCTGTCAAATAGTTCCGGAAAATTGTGATTGGACTTGTGCAACGCGAAATTTTTTCTCATAAACCTTTTATACCAGGCCTTATGTTTAACTTTTACGGAGGATAAACAATGGCCGGCGAACCGATGGCAGTGGTTTACTATATACCACTTATTATATTTTTGATAATAGGAGCTATAGTGCCTATTGCGGCTCTGGCTGCTATAAAAATCATAGCGCCGAATAGACCTAGCCGCCAAAAGCTATCGATATACGAAGGAGGGCTGAAACCAATCCGTGACGCCAAGATCCAGTATAGTGTTCAATATTACCTTTTCGCAATCGTTTTTGTGATATTCGATGTTGAGGTTTTATTCTTATACCCCTGGGTCTACGTCTACGCGAATGAGGCCATGCAAAAGCTCATGGCCTTCGGATCCATGAATATTGCCGTCTTCGAGATGCTTCTATTCATCATTGTATTGCTGGTTGGACTGATTTATGCAATCAAGAAGGAGGCTTTGCGTTGGGTATAAGCGATGTAATACCCGTGCCTGTATGTATCGATGAGGAGATTGAGAAGTGGACCATATTCGGCCAGCCTGTGACTGAGGTCTGGTTCACCACCACTGAGAAGATCCATGAGATCATCCAGATGGGGCCCATCAAGAATATCTTCAACTGGGGCAGAAAGAACTCTATATACTTTCTGATGCAGCCTATGGGCTGTTGTGGCGTGGAGATGTTCGTCTTCGGGGCTGCACCCTATGACAGCGATCGGTTCGGATGCATCCCCAGAAACACCCCCCGCCAGACGGATGTGATGATCATCTCCGGTTACTTGACCCGGAAGTACCTGCCGGTATTCAAGAACCTGTGGGAGAACATGCCTGAGCCCAAATGGTGTATAGCCATAGGCGAGTGTGCCATTTCCGGTGGGCCGTTCTACGATTCCTATAACATCATCCAGAACACGGGCGACTACTTCCCCATTGACGTCTACATCCCCGGCTGCCCACCCCGTCCAGAGCAGTTCATTGAGGGGCTCATCAATCTCCAGGAAAAGATCAAGCAGCGCAAGGACTTAAGAGACTACTGAGGAGGGATCTTTTCTTGACAAATGCAAGCGAGGTCTTAAGCTCTATCCAGTCCGCTTTTCCTGGAGCAGTCTCGGACCCCAGGGTGGAGTCGGATGACAGATTATGGGCTACAATAGAATCTGGGAAGATCCGGGATGTCTGCAAGTACATGACAGAGAAGCTCGACTTCGACCACTATGCTGGTTCAGCCGGGGTGGATTGGATCGCCAGAAATGAGATGGAGGTCGTCGAGATCATGACCAGCTATGGAGCCCATAATGTGGTAGCCATGCTGAAGGTCAAAACGCCACGCGACAATCCATCCGTCCCCTCCCTGGTCGATATGTACTGGAATGCCAACTGGTATGAGAGAGAGACCTGGGAGATGTTCGGCATCAACTTCGAGGGACATCCGGAGCTATATCCTCTGCTCTTGTCCGACGAGCTGGTAGGTGTCTGGCCCTGGAGAAAGGATTTCAAGGGCTATCCAGATCTGACCACTGGAGAGAGGGCAGTGCAGATCACCACCCCCGAGGGCTATACTGAGTATCACTTCCCGCCAACGCCAGCAGAGGTCGAGGCCGGAACGGTGGTGACGGAGAGGCCTAAGTATCCCACATTCCGGGAGAGAGAGGAGGCATGGATCAAATCCGACTCGGAGATGATCATGCACCTGGGGCCGCAGCATGCCATGGTTCCCGGTCCGTTTCTGCTGGACATCCTGGTTGAGGGCGAGAGGGTTAAGAAGGCCTTCCTCGATCTGGGCTACATCCACAAGGGCATTGAGAAGATCATGGAGAACAGGACCTGGCTTCAGGGCATAACCTATACCGACAGGATGTGCTATGTCGCCGCCCTGAGCAATAATGAGTGCTACTGCGGTGCAGTGGAGAGGCTCTTAGGCCTGGAAGTCCCCCTGAGGGCTCAGTACATCCGGGTTATAGTGGAGGAGCTCTCCAGAATCCAAAGCCATCTGATCGGCACAGGCGAGTTCCTGACGCTGATCGCCGGCGTGGGCTTTGCTCCCTGGCAGTACATGATCATAGACAGAGAGCATATCATCTCTCTGATCGAGAGCGTCACCGGAGCCAGGCTGACGCACTCATATGTCCGCTTCGGAGGGGTGAGAAACGACCTTCCTGCGGGATTTGAAGAGCAGTGCCGAAAGGTCCTGCCCTATATGAAATCCAGGACGGAGGAGTTTATAGAGTTCTTCGCACAGGATCCCATCTATCATGCCAGAATGGAGAATATCGGCTGCATATCCCCTGAGACTGCCAAACGCCTGGGATGTGCAGGCAGGGTGCTCAGAGCCGCTGGCGTTCCCTATGATATGAGGGTTGAGGATCCCATACTGGTCTATCCTGAGCTTGACTTCAAGGTCATCACTGGAACCCGGGGAGACTCGGCGGACAGAATCGATTGCACCATGAGGGAGATCCTGGAGAGCATTCACATCATCGAGCAATGCCTGGATAAAATCCCCTCCGGACCGATTAAGACTGAGGCCAAGATTCCCAAGAAGGTCCCCGCTGGCGAGGCCTACTACCGGGTGGAGGATCCACGCGGCGAGATGGGAATGTATGTCATCAGCGACGGAGGCGATAAACCCTACCGGGTGAAGGTAAGAGGGCCTTTCTATGCTACATTCCAGACTTTGACTCCGCTTCTGGAGGGAGTATACGTTGCAGATGCGGTGGCAATCACTGGAAGCATGGACGGCTGCCCATCTGAATCTGACAGGTAGGAGGGAGAGGATTTGGACGGAATAATAGATACAATCACTCAATTTGCCGCCCAGGAGCCGGCGATATTCGCCCTGATCATTGGCATAATAGGCGCAGCAGTGCTTGCTGCAGTGGTCAATGTGGGGGCAATGCTGGTGATCTGGGCAGACAGAAAGGTAATGAGCGATTTCTGCAACCGGTTTGGCCCTAACCGGGTGGGTGGAAGATGGGGTATACTTCAGTTGGGTGCCGATGCAATCAAGCTTTTCACCAAAGAAGATGTCATACCGGCTGGAGTTGACAAGGGGGTCTACGTCTGGGCTCCTATCATCGCCTCTGCCGGCACCATGCTGGTTGCTGCAGCCATACCATTTGGAGCGCTTCACATCGGCGGCAAAAACTACCCCCTAGTAGTCGCCAACATGGATATCAGCGCCTTTTATGTGGAGGCTGCCTTGAGCATCATGTCCATTGCCGTCTTCATGGCCGGCTACAGCTCGAACAATAAGTACTCCATCCTTGGGGCCTTCAGAGGCATTGCCAGGATGATCGCCTATGAGGTTCCCATGGGCGTTTGCATAATATCCGTGGCGGTCATGGCCCATAGCCTCAACCTGGTGGAGATCGTGGAGAGCCAGACAGTATGGTATGCATTTGCCCAGCCACTGGGATTTGTCATCTTCATGATCGCTCTGGTAACCGATCTGGGGAGGGTCCCCTTCGATCAGAGCGAGGCAGAAGAGGAGATCATCTGCGGCTACAGCACTGAATACAGCGGCATCAGATGGGGTTTGTTATACTTCCAGGAATACAATAACTTCCTCTTGGGAGCCGTTCTGGCCTCGCTCCTCTTCCTGGGCGGATGGCACGGACCGATCATACCTCTGCCCCTTCTGGACATGGTATCACCTCTGATCTGGCTGCTCATGAAGGTTATAATCGTTATCTGGTTCATAATATTGATCAGGGCGGCTCTCTTCCGTCTGAGAATAGATCAGGTTACTGATCTGGGCTGGAAGTGGATGCTGCCTTTATCCATAGTGAATCTGGGATGGGCGGTAATAATTGGCTCGTACTTCGCATGAGGTGGCTTTAAGATGTTGAAGAGAAAGATGATAAAGAACTTCACCTGGCCTTTGAAGATCGCCTCGCGGGAGATAGAATTCACCAGGCTCTATCCCGAGTTCATGATGGAGCTGCCCGATGCAGAGAGAGGGATTCATGAGCTGGATGCCACCACATGCATTGGCTGCGGCTCCTGCGCTAGAGTCTGTCCCAATAACTGCATTGAGATGGTGCACTTCAAGTTCGGAAATCCCCTCAAGAACAAGAAGATGCTTTTTCCGCAAATCGATTATGGGAGATGCATGTTCTGCGGTCTTTGTGTGGATGACTGCCCCGTTGAGTGCCTCAAGATGGGTAAGAATGTCATAATGGCTGGCTGGAATCGAGAGGATATTGTGAAAGGGCCTGATTTCCTGGCCACAAAGAGATTCTCAGCCAAAGAGGTAGCAGACCTGGAGGCCGAGGCAAAGAGAATTGCTGCCGAGAAGGCCGCTGCCAAGAAAGCAGCGGCAAAAGAGGGAGCTACTGCCGGGGAGAAGAAACCGGCCAAAGAGGGAAATGCTGCCGGAAAGAAGAAAGCAGAGGCGAAGCCTGAGGAAGGAGGTGCTTCCTGATGGCAGAAAAGCCCAAGACCAATGTAATTAGATCGATATTTGAACTGCTGGTGCTTTTGCTTGGCCTCGGAGTCATCTTCGGCGGACTGGCGGTGATGATATTCCTCTCCCCCTGGTCCAAGACGATACTGGACAAGCTGCTGGACTATGACATCCGGTTTGTGATAGAGCTTCTAGTATTCCTGACCATAGGGGCAATCGCCATCCTTTTGTCTGTACTGATGGTGCTGGTCAAGAATATTGTGCATAGCGCTCTTTACCTGCTGGGAACCTTTGCCAGTGTGGCAGCGCTTTACATATTCATGAATGCTCCATTTGTGGGCGTGGCTCAGGTCCTGGTTTACATTGGCGCAGTGGGAGTTCTGCTCCTCTTCGCTGTGATGCTCACCAGGAAGACGATTATGGAGGAGTCCCATGGCGAAATTTAAGTTGTTCATATTGACCCTGGCCTTCCTTGCTGCTCTGATGGCCTCGCTATCAATAACCGATTGGGGGCCGGTCACAGAGCATCCGCTCGGCTACTCCCCTGCAGAGGGGCTGAGGCTTCCTGAGAGCGGCGTTGGAGATATAGGGTTTGAGATCTTCACCATCTACGTCTTCTCCTTTGAGGTTTTAGCCCTGGTCCTGACTGCAGCCTTGATCGGAGCGATCTGGGTGGCAAGAAAGGAGGACGCCTAGGGAGGGCGACAAAGAATGACAAGGAGGGAAATATACCGATGATACCGTTGGAGCTTTACATATTGCTGGCATCCATCATGTTCACCATCGGCTTGTACGGCCTCGTCACACAGAAGAACGGAGTCAAGCTGATGATGTGCATCGAGCTGCTGCTCAATAGCGCCAACATCAATCTTGTTGCCTTCTCAGCCTACCAGCCTAATATGAATGGACAGGTATTTGCTCTGTTCTCCATCGCATTGGCTGCAGCTGAGGCAGGCGTTGGATTCGCAATATTGATCGCGCTTTACAGGCTATACGGAACAATTGACCTGGATAACATCAGCGCCATGAGGTGGTAGTCTTTGTATTCAGAATTAGCTTATCTGATCGTTGGGCTGCCTGTACTGGCATTTGTGCTATGCCTCTTCTTTGGCTGGAACCTGCCCAGAGGCGGTGGATTCATCACCGTCCTGGCGACGCTAGGCGCCTTCATCATATCCTTAGGAATATTCCAGGAGATCTATCCTGGCGAAATCGTCCATCAGTCGATGCACTGGTTTGGCGAGTTCAATGTGGGAATATTGATAGATCCACTCTCGCTGGTCATGCTGCTTATGGTCTCACTCGTGGTCACCTTAATCCACATCTACGGCAATGGATACATGAATGGTGACCCGGGAGCGGCAAGATACTTCGCCGAGGCGGCACTCTTCTCTGCCGCCATGCTGGGCCTGGTCTATGCTGACAACCTGCTTCAGCTCTTCATATTCTGGGAGCTGGTGGGATTGTGCTCCTATCTTCTGATAGGGTTCTGGTACCGGAAGCCATCTGCAGCAGCCGCTGCCAAAAAAGCATTCCTCACCACCAGGGTGGGCGATGTGATGTTCCTGGCGGCCATTATCATCCTCTACAATAACCTGGTCAATCTGAACATCACCCTCAATCCAGGAGAGTATCTGCTGCAGTTCCCGGTGATCTATGCCCATATCGGCCAGATACCGCCAGATCAGCTCACCCTCATCGCCCTGGGCCTACTGGGCGGTGCAGTGGGCAAGTCAGGTCAGTTCCCCCTGCATGTCTGGCTTCCCGATGCTATGGAGGGCCCGACCACCGTCTCCGCCATGATCCATGCGGCTACGATGGTTACTGCAGGCGTCTTCCTGGTGGCCAGGATGTTCCCCTTATTCTATGCTGCACCTCACGGCCTGACCGCCGTGGCGGCAGTGGGTGCATTCACCGCCCTGTTCGCAGCCACCATGGGCCTGACGGCATTTGATATCAAGAGGGTGCTGGCGTTCTCCACCGTCTCTCAGCTCGGCTTCATGATGGCCGGCCTTGGCGTAGGAGCAGCAGTGGGAGCACTTGCGGTGGGCGTTTCCATGTTCCACCTCATCGGCCACTCATTCTTCAAGGCCCTGCTCTTCCTCTGTGCCGGCTCAGTCATCCACGCTGTCAATACCAACGACCTGCGTGAGATGGGCGGGGTTGGCAGGTACATGAAGTGGACCATGTACACTATGCTCATAGGCTCGCTCTCCCTGGCTGGATTCCCCTTCTTCACGGGATTCTACTCCAAGGATGAGATCATCATGATCGCT contains these protein-coding regions:
- the fpoH gene encoding F420H2 dehydrogenase subunit FpoH, with amino-acid sequence MDGIIDTITQFAAQEPAIFALIIGIIGAAVLAAVVNVGAMLVIWADRKVMSDFCNRFGPNRVGGRWGILQLGADAIKLFTKEDVIPAGVDKGVYVWAPIIASAGTMLVAAAIPFGALHIGGKNYPLVVANMDISAFYVEAALSIMSIAVFMAGYSSNNKYSILGAFRGIARMIAYEVPMGVCIISVAVMAHSLNLVEIVESQTVWYAFAQPLGFVIFMIALVTDLGRVPFDQSEAEEEIICGYSTEYSGIRWGLLYFQEYNNFLLGAVLASLLFLGGWHGPIIPLPLLDMVSPLIWLLMKVIIVIWFIILIRAALFRLRIDQVTDLGWKWMLPLSIVNLGWAVIIGSYFA
- a CDS encoding UbiX family flavin prenyltransferase, producing MEIVVGISGASGVGYGIRLLEALRGKGCVTHLIITDSARKIMQIETDSLPGEVERLADHVYAPKDFSAPVASGSHLFDALVVIPCSMGTLSGIACGSSDTLITRCADVCLKEKRRLILVPRETPLSLIQLRNMVAASEAGALILPACPAFYSRPQSLAGLVDVLVGRVLDLLGLENDLYHRWEGI
- a CDS encoding YihY/virulence factor BrkB family protein, giving the protein MQVIQDLGEKLAMHQPLRELLQENFNQLLHLRLPVGIAAVIGLLWSATGVFVILSKNIDRAWSSSKGRNPLEWRLVGMAMVGSLLIGLIILSMVMVSLLGLLDYSLEILLGDAIAYHRPLGSKLLYRLFPDIVIFAVFTILYWWAPKVRVRWADAALGAFVAALCWELSKMGFAWYLESGLSNHMLVYGSLGTVVILMLWIYLSGLICLFGAHLVAQMVGRRQKKAEGSGN
- the fpoK gene encoding F420H2 dehydrogenase subunit FpoK, which encodes MIPLELYILLASIMFTIGLYGLVTQKNGVKLMMCIELLLNSANINLVAFSAYQPNMNGQVFALFSIALAAAEAGVGFAILIALYRLYGTIDLDNISAMRW
- a CDS encoding NADH-quinone oxidoreductase subunit J is translated as MAEKPKTNVIRSIFELLVLLLGLGVIFGGLAVMIFLSPWSKTILDKLLDYDIRFVIELLVFLTIGAIAILLSVLMVLVKNIVHSALYLLGTFASVAALYIFMNAPFVGVAQVLVYIGAVGVLLLFAVMLTRKTIMEESHGEI
- a CDS encoding NADH-quinone oxidoreductase subunit B, whose amino-acid sequence is MGISDVIPVPVCIDEEIEKWTIFGQPVTEVWFTTTEKIHEIIQMGPIKNIFNWGRKNSIYFLMQPMGCCGVEMFVFGAAPYDSDRFGCIPRNTPRQTDVMIISGYLTRKYLPVFKNLWENMPEPKWCIAIGECAISGGPFYDSYNIIQNTGDYFPIDVYIPGCPPRPEQFIEGLINLQEKIKQRKDLRDY
- a CDS encoding deoxyhypusine synthase, encoding MDTVHQLEIQPGMSIDALVRGWSHCGFGARRLAQAAEIYERMLSGNFTKFFTLSGAMVPAGMRHVVSDLIRGGHVDVLVSTGANLVHDIIESFGCHSLGCAESDDSSLRAQGVSRIYDVFIRDQDFEAFEELMQSILPESSQAISGRQLLNILGSRIADRRSILRSAYDMEVPVFCPALPDSMIGLQAWMFSQTKKLSVDAFADIREIIDLCYNCERAGVVIVGGGVPKNFTLQSMLVTPNSFDLAIQLTTDTPENGGLSGATLSEAVSWGKISQSASYVTVYGDATITLPLMVGAALGRLKK
- a CDS encoding NADH-quinone oxidoreductase subunit A — encoded protein: MAGEPMAVVYYIPLIIFLIIGAIVPIAALAAIKIIAPNRPSRQKLSIYEGGLKPIRDAKIQYSVQYYLFAIVFVIFDVEVLFLYPWVYVYANEAMQKLMAFGSMNIAVFEMLLFIIVLLVGLIYAIKKEALRWV
- a CDS encoding dehydrogenase — protein: MAKFKLFILTLAFLAALMASLSITDWGPVTEHPLGYSPAEGLRLPESGVGDIGFEIFTIYVFSFEVLALVLTAALIGAIWVARKEDA
- a CDS encoding NADH-quinone oxidoreductase subunit L, producing MYSELAYLIVGLPVLAFVLCLFFGWNLPRGGGFITVLATLGAFIISLGIFQEIYPGEIVHQSMHWFGEFNVGILIDPLSLVMLLMVSLVVTLIHIYGNGYMNGDPGAARYFAEAALFSAAMLGLVYADNLLQLFIFWELVGLCSYLLIGFWYRKPSAAAAAKKAFLTTRVGDVMFLAAIIILYNNLVNLNITLNPGEYLLQFPVIYAHIGQIPPDQLTLIALGLLGGAVGKSGQFPLHVWLPDAMEGPTTVSAMIHAATMVTAGVFLVARMFPLFYAAPHGLTAVAAVGAFTALFAATMGLTAFDIKRVLAFSTVSQLGFMMAGLGVGAAVGALAVGVSMFHLIGHSFFKALLFLCAGSVIHAVNTNDLREMGGVGRYMKWTMYTMLIGSLSLAGFPFFTGFYSKDEIIMIAYEYGVAINFLPYIFLILAATLTAIYTFRMWFSVFTGKERSNYGKHESPG
- the fpoD gene encoding F420H2 dehydrogenase subunit FpoD, with product MTNASEVLSSIQSAFPGAVSDPRVESDDRLWATIESGKIRDVCKYMTEKLDFDHYAGSAGVDWIARNEMEVVEIMTSYGAHNVVAMLKVKTPRDNPSVPSLVDMYWNANWYERETWEMFGINFEGHPELYPLLLSDELVGVWPWRKDFKGYPDLTTGERAVQITTPEGYTEYHFPPTPAEVEAGTVVTERPKYPTFREREEAWIKSDSEMIMHLGPQHAMVPGPFLLDILVEGERVKKAFLDLGYIHKGIEKIMENRTWLQGITYTDRMCYVAALSNNECYCGAVERLLGLEVPLRAQYIRVIVEELSRIQSHLIGTGEFLTLIAGVGFAPWQYMIIDREHIISLIESVTGARLTHSYVRFGGVRNDLPAGFEEQCRKVLPYMKSRTEEFIEFFAQDPIYHARMENIGCISPETAKRLGCAGRVLRAAGVPYDMRVEDPILVYPELDFKVITGTRGDSADRIDCTMREILESIHIIEQCLDKIPSGPIKTEAKIPKKVPAGEAYYRVEDPRGEMGMYVISDGGDKPYRVKVRGPFYATFQTLTPLLEGVYVADAVAITGSMDGCPSESDR
- a CDS encoding 4Fe-4S binding protein gives rise to the protein MLKRKMIKNFTWPLKIASREIEFTRLYPEFMMELPDAERGIHELDATTCIGCGSCARVCPNNCIEMVHFKFGNPLKNKKMLFPQIDYGRCMFCGLCVDDCPVECLKMGKNVIMAGWNREDIVKGPDFLATKRFSAKEVADLEAEAKRIAAEKAAAKKAAAKEGATAGEKKPAKEGNAAGKKKAEAKPEEGGAS